One window from the genome of Grus americana isolate bGruAme1 chromosome 14, bGruAme1.mat, whole genome shotgun sequence encodes:
- the RBM22 gene encoding pre-mRNA-splicing factor RBM22, translating into MSTSLGSNTYNRQNWEDADFPILCQTCLGENPYIRMTKEKYGKECKICARPFTVFRWCPGVRMRFKKTEVCQTCSKLKNVCQTCLLDLEYGLPIQVRDAGLSLKDEMPKSDVNKEYYTQNMEREISNSDGTRPVGALGKATSTSDMLLKLARTTPYYKRNRPHICSFWVKGECKRGEECPYRHEKPTDPDDPLADQNIKDRYYGINDPVADKLLKRASTMPRLDPPDDKTITTLYVGGLGDTITESDLRNHFYQFGEIRTITVVQRQQCAFIQFATRQAAEVAAEKSFNKLIVNGRRLNVKWGRSQAARGKEKDKEGTTESGIKLEPVPGLPGALPPPPAAEEEASANYFNLPPSGPPAVVNIALPPPPGIAPPPPPGFGPHMFHAMGPPPPFMRAPGPIHYPSQDPQRMGAHAGKHSSP; encoded by the exons ATGTCGACATCGCTGGGCTCCAACACCTACAACCGGCAGAACTGGGAGGACGCG GACTTCCCTATTCTGTGCCAGACATGTCTTGGAGAAAACCCGTATATTCGAATG accaaagaaaaatatggaaaagaatGCAAG ATTTGTGCCAGGCCTTTCACAGTGTTTCGCTGGTGCCCTGGTGTTCGTATGCgtttcaagaaaacagaagtgtgtCAGACATGCAGCAAGCTGAAGAACGTCTGTCAAACTTGTCTGCTTGACCTGGAATATG GTTTGCCTATTCAAGTCCGGGATGCAGGACTCTCCCTTAAGGATGAGATGCCTAAGTCTGATGTCAATAAAGAGTACTACACCCAGAACATGGAACGAGAG ATATCCAATTCTGATGGCACTAGACCAGTTGGTGCACTAGGAAAAGCTACTTCTACCAGCGACATGCTGCTGAAGCTGGCTCGGACCACTCCTTACTATAAACGTAATCGTCCTCACATCTGTTCCTTCTGGGTGAAAGGAGAATGCAAGAGAGGAGAGGAGTGTCCCTACAG ACACGAGAAACCTACAGATCCAGACGATCCTCTGGCTGATCAGAACATCAAAGATCGTTACTATGGAATTAATGATCCTGTGGCCGATAAACTTCTGAAACGAGCATCAACCATGCCTCGCCTAGACCCCCCTGATGACAAGACCATTACTACGCTGTATGTTGGAGGGCTTGGAGATACCATCACTGAATCGGATCTCAG aAATCACTTTTACCAGTTTGGGGAGATTCGGACAATAACCGTAGTGCAGAGGCAACAGTGTGCTTTCATCCAGTTTGCCACCCGGCAAGCTGCAGAAGTGGCTGCTGAGAAATCCTTCAACAAACTCATTGTCAATGGTCGCAGGCTCAATGTCAAATGGGGAAG GTCCCaggcagcaagaggaaaagaaaaggacaagGAAGGTACTACAGAATCTGGGATAAAGCTGGAGCCAGTTCCAGGACTTCCCGGAG ctctcccccctcctccagctgcagaagaaGAGGCTTCTGCAAATTACTTCAACCTACCTCCAAGTGGCCCTCCAGCCGTGGTTAACATTGCCTTGCCACCTCCCCCGGGCATTgctccaccaccacctccag GTTTTGGACCACACATGTTCCACGCGATGGGGCCGCCGCCTCCCTTCATGAGAGCCCCGGGCCCCATTCACTACCCATCTCAGGATCCCCAGAGGATGGGTGCCCACGCAGGAAAGCACAGCAGCCCCTAG
- the DCTN4 gene encoding dynactin subunit 4 isoform X1: MASLLQSERVLYLVRGEKEMRAPLSQLYFCRYCSELRSLECVSHEVDSHYCPSCLENMPSAEAKLKKNRCANCFDCPCCMHTLSTRATSIPAPLPDDPAKTTMKKAYYLACGFCRWTSRDVGMADKSVASGGWQEPENPHTQRINKLVEYYQQLAQKEKIERDRKKLVRRRNYMPLAFSQHTIHVVDKYGLGTRLQRQRPGAPISALAGLSLKEGEDQKEIKIEPADAVEEVEPLPEDYYTRPINLTEVTTLRQRLLQPDFQPICASQLYPRHKHLLIKRSLRCRKCEHNLSKPEFNPTSIKFKIQLVAVNYIPEVRIMSIPNLRYMKESQVLLTLTNPVENITHVTLLECEEGDPDNINSTAKVAVPPKELILAGKDAAAEYDELAEPQDFQDDPDVIAFRKANKVGVFIKVTPQKEEGEVTVSFKMKHEFKNLAAPIRPSEEGDHPSEVIWLTHHVELSLGPVLP, translated from the exons ATGGCGTCGCTGCTGCAGTCGGAGCGGGTGCTGTACCTGGTGCGCGGCGAGAAGGAGATGCGGGCGCCGCTGTCGCAGCTGTACTTCTGCCGGTACTGCAGCGAGCTTCGCTCCCTGGAGTGCGTCTCGCATGAG GTGGACTCTCACTACTGCCCCAGCTGCCTGGAAAACATGCCTTCAGCAGAAGCCAAGCTGAAAAAGAATAG GTGTGCTAACTGCTTTGACTGTCCCTGCTGCATGCACACCCTTTCCACCCGGGCCACGAGCATTCCTGCTCCGCTCCCTGATGACCCAGCCAAGACTACCATGAAGAAGGCGTATTACTTGGCCTGTGGATTTTGCCGCTGGACTTCCCGGGATGTAGGCATGGCAGACAAGTCTGTTG CTAGTGGTGGCTGGCAGGAGCCGGAGAATCCTCATACACAGAGG ATTAACAAACTGGTTGAGTACTACCAGCAGCTGGCTCAGAAAGAGAAGATCGAGCGAGACCGGAAGAAGCTGGTGCGACGCCGAAACTACATGCCTCTGGCCTTTTCG CAACACACTATACACGTAGTG GACAAATACGGCCTTGGAACCAGGCTTCAACGCCAGAGGCCCGGAGCACCGATCAGTGCCCTCGCTGGACTCTC GCTAAAAGAAGGAGAGGACCAGAAGGAGATCAAGATTGAGCCAGCTGATGCAGTGGAAGAAGTGGAACCTCTTCCTGAGGATTACTACACAAGACCAATCAATCTGACAGAAG TGACGACTCTGCGTCAGCGTCTGCTGCAGCCTGACTTCCAGCCAATCTGTGCTTCCCAGCTCTACCCACGTCATAAGCACCTCCTGATCAAACGCTCGCTGCGCTGTCGG AAATGTGAACATAACCTGAGCAAACCAGAATTCAATCCAACATCTATCAAATTCAAGATCCAGCTGGTTGCTGT TAACTATATCCCTGAAGTGAGGATCATGTCTATTCCCAACCTGCGCTACATGAAG GAGAGCCAAGTCCTTCTGACTCTCACCAATCCAGTGGAGAACATCACACATGTCACACTGCTGGAGTGTGAGGAGGGAGACCCTGACAACATCAACAGCACTGCCAAG GTGGCGGTTCCTCCCAAGGAGCTTATTCTGGCTGGCAAAGATGCTGCAGCAGAATACGATGAGCTGGCAGAGCCTCAAGACTTCCAGGATGACCCTGA TGTTATTGCCTTCAGAAAAGCCAATAAGGTAGGAGTTTTCATCAAGGTCACCCcacagaaagaagagggcgaaGTGACCGTGAGTTTCAAGATGAAGCACGAGTTTAAAAACCTCGCTGCTCCAATCCGGCCCAGCGAGGAGGGCGATCATCCCTCTGAGGTCATCTGGCTCACCCATCATGTGGAGCTCAGCCTCGGTCCAGTGCTCCCATAA
- the DCTN4 gene encoding dynactin subunit 4 isoform X2, protein MASLLQSERVLYLVRGEKEMRAPLSQLYFCRYCSELRSLECVSHEVDSHYCPSCLENMPSAEAKLKKNRCANCFDCPCCMHTLSTRATSIPAPLPDDPAKTTMKKAYYLACGFCRWTSRDVGMADKSVASGGWQEPENPHTQRINKLVEYYQQLAQKEKIERDRKKLVRRRNYMPLAFSDKYGLGTRLQRQRPGAPISALAGLSLKEGEDQKEIKIEPADAVEEVEPLPEDYYTRPINLTEVTTLRQRLLQPDFQPICASQLYPRHKHLLIKRSLRCRKCEHNLSKPEFNPTSIKFKIQLVAVNYIPEVRIMSIPNLRYMKESQVLLTLTNPVENITHVTLLECEEGDPDNINSTAKVAVPPKELILAGKDAAAEYDELAEPQDFQDDPDVIAFRKANKVGVFIKVTPQKEEGEVTVSFKMKHEFKNLAAPIRPSEEGDHPSEVIWLTHHVELSLGPVLP, encoded by the exons ATGGCGTCGCTGCTGCAGTCGGAGCGGGTGCTGTACCTGGTGCGCGGCGAGAAGGAGATGCGGGCGCCGCTGTCGCAGCTGTACTTCTGCCGGTACTGCAGCGAGCTTCGCTCCCTGGAGTGCGTCTCGCATGAG GTGGACTCTCACTACTGCCCCAGCTGCCTGGAAAACATGCCTTCAGCAGAAGCCAAGCTGAAAAAGAATAG GTGTGCTAACTGCTTTGACTGTCCCTGCTGCATGCACACCCTTTCCACCCGGGCCACGAGCATTCCTGCTCCGCTCCCTGATGACCCAGCCAAGACTACCATGAAGAAGGCGTATTACTTGGCCTGTGGATTTTGCCGCTGGACTTCCCGGGATGTAGGCATGGCAGACAAGTCTGTTG CTAGTGGTGGCTGGCAGGAGCCGGAGAATCCTCATACACAGAGG ATTAACAAACTGGTTGAGTACTACCAGCAGCTGGCTCAGAAAGAGAAGATCGAGCGAGACCGGAAGAAGCTGGTGCGACGCCGAAACTACATGCCTCTGGCCTTTTCG GACAAATACGGCCTTGGAACCAGGCTTCAACGCCAGAGGCCCGGAGCACCGATCAGTGCCCTCGCTGGACTCTC GCTAAAAGAAGGAGAGGACCAGAAGGAGATCAAGATTGAGCCAGCTGATGCAGTGGAAGAAGTGGAACCTCTTCCTGAGGATTACTACACAAGACCAATCAATCTGACAGAAG TGACGACTCTGCGTCAGCGTCTGCTGCAGCCTGACTTCCAGCCAATCTGTGCTTCCCAGCTCTACCCACGTCATAAGCACCTCCTGATCAAACGCTCGCTGCGCTGTCGG AAATGTGAACATAACCTGAGCAAACCAGAATTCAATCCAACATCTATCAAATTCAAGATCCAGCTGGTTGCTGT TAACTATATCCCTGAAGTGAGGATCATGTCTATTCCCAACCTGCGCTACATGAAG GAGAGCCAAGTCCTTCTGACTCTCACCAATCCAGTGGAGAACATCACACATGTCACACTGCTGGAGTGTGAGGAGGGAGACCCTGACAACATCAACAGCACTGCCAAG GTGGCGGTTCCTCCCAAGGAGCTTATTCTGGCTGGCAAAGATGCTGCAGCAGAATACGATGAGCTGGCAGAGCCTCAAGACTTCCAGGATGACCCTGA TGTTATTGCCTTCAGAAAAGCCAATAAGGTAGGAGTTTTCATCAAGGTCACCCcacagaaagaagagggcgaaGTGACCGTGAGTTTCAAGATGAAGCACGAGTTTAAAAACCTCGCTGCTCCAATCCGGCCCAGCGAGGAGGGCGATCATCCCTCTGAGGTCATCTGGCTCACCCATCATGTGGAGCTCAGCCTCGGTCCAGTGCTCCCATAA